The Pseudomonas kermanshahensis genome includes a window with the following:
- a CDS encoding LysR family transcriptional regulator — protein sequence MAEHWNLDQLRTFVRVVELRSFSAVAREQRKAQSAISTAIAMLEADLGVTLFDRSSGRQPKLTENGTALLEDARELLRQCERLDGRALALMRGQEALLRVAQDEAMPYQPVIDSLDELASRYPYLEVQLASGAQGDVARKLVERRADLGLFFHHESMPASLERRALGSVEMVTVCAVGHPLAQQAKVNRQQLARHRQLLIAPQQSGYPGGEAISPQIWRADSFYAMAELLMRGLGWAWLPRHVVQYPTYQAHMVELASEWRPPALVVELAWRRDEPLGPAAQWLAERFAVHLRAIG from the coding sequence ATGGCGGAACACTGGAACCTCGACCAACTGCGGACCTTCGTCCGCGTCGTCGAGCTGCGCTCGTTCTCCGCCGTTGCCCGTGAGCAGCGCAAAGCGCAGTCGGCAATCAGCACTGCAATCGCCATGCTTGAAGCCGACCTGGGCGTGACCCTGTTCGACCGCAGCAGCGGCCGCCAGCCTAAGTTGACCGAAAACGGTACCGCGCTGTTGGAGGACGCCCGCGAGCTGCTGCGCCAATGCGAGCGCCTCGACGGCCGTGCGCTGGCCCTGATGCGCGGGCAGGAAGCCCTGCTGCGTGTCGCCCAGGACGAGGCCATGCCCTATCAACCGGTGATCGACAGCCTCGATGAACTGGCCAGCCGTTACCCGTACCTGGAAGTGCAACTGGCCAGCGGCGCCCAGGGCGATGTGGCGCGCAAGCTGGTGGAGCGGCGTGCCGACCTTGGCCTGTTCTTTCATCACGAAAGCATGCCGGCATCGCTGGAGCGTCGTGCCTTGGGCAGTGTGGAAATGGTCACGGTGTGCGCAGTCGGCCATCCACTGGCGCAGCAGGCCAAGGTCAACCGCCAGCAGTTGGCGCGCCATCGCCAGCTATTGATCGCCCCGCAACAGAGTGGCTACCCCGGCGGCGAGGCGATCAGCCCGCAGATCTGGCGTGCCGACAGCTTCTACGCCATGGCCGAGCTGCTGATGCGTGGCCTGGGCTGGGCGTGGTTGCCCCGGCACGTGGTGCAGTACCCCACTTACCAGGCGCACATGGTCGAGCTCGCCAGCGAGTGGCGGCCACCGGCACTGGTCGTAGAACTGGCTTGGCGCCGTGACGAGCCATTGGGGCCTGCCGCGCAATGGCTGGCCGAGCGCTTTGCGGTGCACCTGCGCGCGATCGGGTAA
- the cytX gene encoding putative hydroxymethylpyrimidine transporter CytX, with protein MTTPSHFSPDHPVPTSQRIFGFCDLFSLWFSLGIGLMVLQVGAMLAPGMGLASAVLAIALGTGVGVLLLGAAGVIGSDTGLSAMGTLRLSLGSHGARLPAVLNLLQLVGWGAFEIIVMRDAASLLGARTFGEGSAWNSPMLWTLCFGALATLLAVSGPLAFVRKVLRTWGIWVLLGACLWLTWNLFAKADLADLWQRAGDGSMSLAVGFDIVIAMPLSWLPLIADYSRFARSGKRVFGGTVLGYFIGNSWLMSLGVAYTLAFAPNGEANALLLALAGAGLGIPLLLILLDESEKAFADIHSAAVSTGVLVRLKVEHLALAIGVLCTLIALFAPLAQYENFLLLIGSVFAPLFGVVLMDHYVIRHRRLPSQVDGLHWQALLAWAVGVAAYHLIAAQAPDLGATLPALVLAGVLHALLSFSRGRETARA; from the coding sequence ATGACTACACCCAGCCATTTTTCCCCGGACCACCCGGTCCCCACCAGCCAACGCATCTTCGGCTTCTGCGACCTGTTCTCGCTGTGGTTCTCCCTCGGCATCGGCTTGATGGTGCTGCAGGTCGGCGCCATGCTCGCCCCAGGCATGGGCCTTGCCAGCGCGGTGCTGGCCATCGCCCTTGGCACCGGTGTGGGCGTGCTGTTACTCGGGGCGGCGGGTGTCATCGGCAGCGACACCGGCCTGTCTGCCATGGGCACCCTGCGGCTCAGCCTGGGCAGCCATGGCGCCCGCTTGCCGGCAGTGCTCAACCTGTTGCAGCTGGTGGGTTGGGGGGCGTTCGAGATCATCGTCATGCGCGACGCGGCCAGCCTGCTCGGCGCGCGTACCTTCGGTGAAGGCAGTGCGTGGAACAGCCCCATGCTTTGGACCCTGTGCTTCGGCGCCCTGGCGACCCTGCTTGCAGTCAGCGGGCCGCTGGCGTTCGTGCGCAAGGTGTTGCGCACGTGGGGCATCTGGGTGCTGTTGGGCGCGTGCCTGTGGCTGACCTGGAACCTGTTCGCCAAAGCTGACCTGGCCGACCTGTGGCAGCGCGCCGGTGACGGCTCGATGTCGCTGGCTGTGGGCTTCGACATCGTCATCGCCATGCCGCTGTCGTGGTTGCCGCTGATCGCCGACTACTCGCGGTTCGCCCGCAGCGGCAAGCGCGTGTTCGGCGGTACCGTGCTGGGCTACTTCATCGGCAATAGCTGGCTGATGAGCCTGGGCGTCGCCTACACCCTGGCCTTTGCCCCCAACGGCGAAGCCAATGCCTTGCTGCTGGCCTTGGCAGGTGCTGGGCTGGGTATCCCGTTGCTGTTGATTCTGCTGGACGAGTCGGAAAAAGCCTTTGCCGACATTCATTCGGCCGCCGTTTCCACCGGCGTGCTGGTACGCCTGAAAGTCGAGCACCTGGCGCTGGCCATTGGTGTGCTGTGCACCCTGATCGCGCTGTTCGCGCCACTGGCCCAGTACGAAAACTTCTTGCTGCTGATCGGTTCGGTATTTGCGCCGCTGTTCGGCGTGGTGCTGATGGACCACTACGTGATCCGTCACCGCCGCCTGCCGTCACAGGTCGATGGCTTGCACTGGCAGGCGTTGCTGGCCTGGGCCGTGGGTGTGGCGGCGTATCACCTGATTGCCGCGCAAGCACCGGACCTGGGCGCAACCCTGCCGGCGCTAGTGCTGGCAGGTGTGCTGCATGCGCTACTGAGCTTCAGCCGCGGCCGGGAAACAGCTCGGGCTTGA
- a CDS encoding DMT family transporter: protein MNAYTYLAIAICAEVIATASMKAVKGLSTPLPLLLMVVGYGIAFWMLTLVVRSIPVGIAYAIWSGLGIVLISVAALVIYGQKLDVPAMLGMAMIVGGVVVIQLFSKTAGH from the coding sequence ATGAACGCCTACACCTACCTCGCTATTGCCATCTGCGCCGAAGTCATCGCCACTGCCTCCATGAAAGCAGTGAAGGGCCTGAGCACGCCGTTGCCATTGCTGTTGATGGTGGTCGGTTATGGCATTGCCTTCTGGATGCTGACCCTGGTGGTGCGCAGCATTCCGGTGGGTATCGCTTATGCCATCTGGTCGGGGCTGGGGATTGTGCTGATCAGTGTGGCAGCGCTGGTGATCTATGGGCAGAAGCTGGATGTGCCCGCAATGCTGGGCATGGCGATGATCGTTGGCGGGGTGGTTGTGATTCAGCTGTTTTCGAAAACTGCCGGGCATTGA
- the waaA gene encoding lipid IV(A) 3-deoxy-D-manno-octulosonic acid transferase yields MNRTLYTLLFHLGLPLVALRLFLRARKAPAYGQRIGERFAFGLPPMRQGGIWVHAVSVGESIAAAPMVRALLKAYPGLPITLTCMTPTGSERIRAMFADEPRVQHCYLPYDLPWAAGRFLDHVQPKLGIIMETELWPNHIHQCATRGIPVALANARLSERSARGYGRFATLTRPMLAEMNLIAVQTETEAQRFRDLGARPECVQVTGSIKFDLKVDDQLLPRAKALREQWGASQRPVWIAASTHEGEDALILQAHQKLLQVHGDALLILVPRHPERFDAVHAQCSEQFTTVRRSAGTPVDDQARVLLGDTMGELLFLYALADIAFVGGSLVATGGHNPLEPAALALPVLMGPHVFNFLEISAMLKDAGALQQIEDADGLAEAVRRLIELPQDRQRMGEAGRAVMRANQGALQRLLDGLGALIR; encoded by the coding sequence ATGAACAGAACTCTTTATACCTTGCTGTTTCACCTGGGCCTGCCGCTGGTTGCGCTGCGCCTGTTCCTGCGGGCGCGCAAGGCACCGGCCTACGGCCAGCGCATCGGCGAGCGCTTTGCCTTCGGCCTGCCGCCCATGCGCCAGGGCGGCATTTGGGTGCATGCGGTGTCGGTGGGCGAAAGCATTGCCGCCGCGCCCATGGTGCGGGCGCTGCTGAAGGCCTACCCAGGCCTGCCGATCACGCTTACCTGCATGACCCCGACCGGGTCGGAGCGCATTCGTGCGATGTTCGCCGATGAACCGCGTGTGCAGCATTGCTACCTGCCCTACGATCTGCCGTGGGCGGCTGGGCGTTTTCTCGACCATGTGCAGCCGAAGCTGGGCATCATCATGGAAACCGAACTGTGGCCTAACCACATTCACCAGTGTGCCACGCGTGGCATCCCGGTGGCGCTGGCCAATGCGCGGTTGTCCGAACGCTCGGCCCGTGGATATGGGCGTTTTGCCACGTTGACCCGGCCGATGCTCGCCGAGATGAACCTGATCGCGGTACAGACCGAAACCGAAGCGCAGCGCTTTCGCGACCTGGGCGCGCGCCCTGAATGCGTGCAGGTGACCGGTTCGATCAAGTTCGACCTGAAGGTCGATGACCAGTTGCTGCCGCGCGCCAAGGCGCTGCGCGAGCAATGGGGCGCCAGCCAGCGCCCGGTATGGATTGCCGCCAGCACCCATGAAGGTGAAGACGCGCTGATCCTGCAGGCACATCAGAAGCTGCTGCAGGTGCACGGCGATGCGTTGCTGATCCTGGTACCACGCCACCCCGAGCGGTTCGATGCCGTGCATGCCCAGTGCAGCGAACAGTTCACCACCGTGCGCCGCTCTGCCGGCACCCCGGTCGATGACCAGGCCCGCGTGCTGCTTGGCGATACCATGGGCGAGTTGCTGTTCCTCTACGCCCTGGCCGACATCGCCTTCGTCGGCGGCAGCCTGGTCGCCACTGGCGGGCATAACCCGCTCGAGCCCGCAGCACTGGCATTGCCGGTGCTCATGGGGCCGCATGTGTTCAACTTCCTGGAGATCAGCGCGATGCTGAAGGACGCCGGGGCGTTGCAGCAGATCGAAGATGCCGACGGGCTGGCCGAGGCGGTGCGGCGGTTGATTGAGTTGCCGCAGGATCGCCAGCGCATGGGCGAGGCGGGCAGGGCGGTGATGCGGGCAAACCAGGGGGCACTGCAGCGCTTACTGGATGGGCTGGGCGCGCTTATTCGCTGA
- the thiC gene encoding phosphomethylpyrimidine synthase ThiC — MSKQEKTINLSESAQVDQQSVQPFPRSRKVYVEGSRPDIRVPMREISLHDTPTDFGGETNAPVLVYDTSGPYTDPNVIIDVRKGLADVRSAWIDARGDTERLGGLSSDFGQQRLNDAELAKLRFNHVRNPRRAKAGVNVSQMHYARQGIITAEMEYVAIRENMKLQEARAAGLLDQQHAGHSFGANIPKEITPEFVREEIARGRAIIPANINHTELEPMIIGRNFLVKINGNIGNSALGSSIEEEVAKLTWGIRWGSDTVMDLSTGKHIHETREWIIRNSPVPIGTVPIYQALEKVGGVAEDLTWELFRDTLIEQAEQGVDYFTIHAGVLLRYVPLTAKRVTGIVSRGGSIMAKWCLAHHQENFLYTHFDEICEIMKAYDVSFSLGDGLRPGSIADANDAAQFGELETLGELTKIAWKHDVQCMIEGPGHVPMQLIKENMDKQLECCDEAPFYTLGPLTTDIAPGYDHITSGIGAAMIGWFGCAMLCYVTPKEHLGLPNKDDVKTGIITYKIAAHAADLAKGHPGAQIRDNALSKARFEFRWEDQFNLGLDPDTARAYHDETLPKESAKVAHFCSMCGPKFCSMKITQEVREYAAKIEAVDVTVEEGMREQAERFRQEGSQLYKKV; from the coding sequence ATGAGCAAACAAGAAAAAACGATCAACCTCAGCGAATCGGCACAAGTCGATCAGCAGTCCGTGCAACCGTTCCCCCGTTCGCGCAAGGTCTATGTCGAAGGCTCCCGCCCGGACATCCGCGTGCCCATGCGTGAAATCAGCCTGCACGACACCCCTACCGATTTCGGCGGCGAGACCAACGCCCCGGTGCTGGTCTACGACACTTCCGGCCCCTACACCGACCCTAACGTCATCATCGACGTGCGCAAAGGCCTGGCCGACGTGCGTTCGGCCTGGATCGACGCGCGTGGCGACACCGAGCGCCTGGGCGGCTTGAGTTCCGACTTCGGCCAACAGCGCCTGAACGATGCAGAGCTGGCCAAGCTGCGCTTCAACCACGTGCGCAACCCGCGCCGCGCCAAGGCGGGCGTCAACGTCTCGCAGATGCACTATGCCCGCCAGGGCATCATCACCGCCGAGATGGAATACGTTGCCATCCGCGAGAACATGAAGCTGCAGGAAGCCCGCGCCGCCGGCCTGCTTGACCAGCAGCACGCGGGCCACAGCTTCGGCGCCAACATCCCGAAAGAAATCACCCCCGAGTTCGTCCGCGAAGAAATCGCCCGCGGCCGCGCGATCATCCCGGCCAACATCAACCACACCGAGTTGGAGCCGATGATCATCGGCCGCAACTTCCTGGTGAAGATCAACGGCAACATCGGCAACAGCGCCCTGGGCTCCTCGATCGAGGAAGAAGTGGCCAAGCTGACCTGGGGGATTCGCTGGGGTTCGGACACGGTCATGGACCTGTCCACCGGCAAGCACATTCATGAAACCCGCGAGTGGATCATCCGTAACTCGCCCGTGCCGATCGGTACCGTGCCGATCTACCAGGCCCTGGAAAAAGTCGGCGGTGTCGCTGAAGACCTGACCTGGGAGCTGTTCCGCGACACCCTGATCGAGCAGGCCGAGCAGGGCGTGGACTACTTCACCATCCACGCCGGTGTGCTGCTGCGCTATGTGCCGCTGACCGCCAAGCGCGTTACCGGCATCGTCAGCCGGGGCGGTTCGATCATGGCCAAGTGGTGCCTGGCGCATCACCAGGAAAATTTCCTGTACACCCACTTCGACGAAATCTGCGAAATCATGAAGGCCTACGACGTCAGCTTCTCGCTGGGCGACGGCCTGCGTCCGGGCTCGATTGCCGACGCCAACGATGCTGCGCAGTTCGGTGAGCTGGAAACCCTCGGCGAGCTGACCAAGATCGCCTGGAAGCACGACGTGCAGTGCATGATCGAAGGCCCGGGCCACGTGCCGATGCAGTTGATCAAGGAGAACATGGACAAGCAGCTCGAATGCTGCGACGAGGCGCCGTTCTACACCCTTGGCCCGCTGACCACCGACATTGCGCCGGGTTACGACCACATCACCTCCGGTATCGGCGCGGCGATGATCGGCTGGTTTGGGTGCGCCATGCTGTGCTACGTGACGCCCAAGGAACACCTGGGCCTGCCGAACAAGGATGACGTCAAGACCGGCATCATCACCTACAAGATCGCCGCCCATGCCGCCGACCTTGCCAAAGGCCACCCGGGCGCGCAGATTCGTGACAACGCCTTGTCCAAGGCGCGTTTCGAGTTCCGTTGGGAAGACCAGTTCAACCTTGGCCTCGACCCGGACACCGCCCGCGCGTACCACGACGAAACCCTGCCCAAGGAATCGGCCAAGGTCGCGCACTTCTGCTCGATGTGTGGGCCGAAGTTCTGCTCGATGAAAATCACCCAGGAAGTGCGTGAGTACGCCGCCAAGATCGAAGCCGTGGACGTGACGGTTGAAGAAGGCATGCGCGAGCAGGCCGAGCGGTTCCGCCAGGAAGGCAGCCAGTTGTACAAAAAAGTGTAA
- a CDS encoding RsiV family protein, translating into MTLVKLTSVAVLALALGACQSLFTPNYRAPLEVKRDAWEHVKPGCSESDCPLVNIDTLHFPAQPKLDAIVEQRLLQLTEDNQHGAAPTTLQAYEQQYLANADKRNSSYLQAKVREQHDGLVIIELSSYLDSGGAHGMPGRGFINYSRKLDKVLTLQDMLVPGQEETFWKTVEESHRAWMISVGMDKDADFVKTWPFKRSPHIALTYGAVVVKYEVYAIAPYSMGHVELKIPYPRLNGVIKPELFPGRG; encoded by the coding sequence ATGACACTTGTCAAACTGACTTCCGTGGCTGTGCTGGCACTGGCCCTGGGTGCCTGCCAGAGCCTGTTCACGCCCAATTACCGGGCCCCGCTCGAGGTCAAGCGTGACGCCTGGGAGCACGTCAAACCCGGCTGCAGCGAAAGCGACTGCCCGCTGGTAAACATCGACACCCTTCACTTCCCGGCCCAGCCCAAGCTCGACGCCATCGTCGAACAGCGCCTGCTGCAGCTGACCGAAGACAACCAGCACGGCGCCGCGCCAACCACCCTGCAGGCTTATGAGCAGCAGTACCTGGCCAACGCCGACAAGCGCAACAGCAGCTATTTGCAAGCCAAGGTACGCGAACAGCATGACGGGCTGGTGATCATCGAACTGTCCAGCTACCTGGACAGCGGTGGCGCCCATGGCATGCCAGGGCGCGGCTTCATCAACTATTCGCGCAAGCTGGACAAGGTACTGACCCTGCAGGACATGCTGGTGCCCGGCCAGGAAGAGACCTTCTGGAAAACCGTCGAAGAGTCGCACCGCGCGTGGATGATCAGCGTCGGCATGGACAAGGACGCCGACTTCGTCAAGACCTGGCCCTTCAAGCGGTCGCCGCACATCGCCCTGACGTACGGCGCGGTGGTGGTCAAGTATGAGGTCTATGCCATCGCGCCCTACTCCATGGGCCACGTCGAGCTGAAGATCCCCTACCCGCGCCTGAACGGCGTGATCAAGCCCGAGCTGTTTCCCGGCCGCGGCTGA
- a CDS encoding TolC family outer membrane protein: MLRKLSLAIAVSCASNGMAWAAEMPMTVKTDLVSVYQEAVDNNADLAAARADYGARREVVPQARAGLLPNLSAGAEMMNTRTKLDEPSLTANRSGNSWSATLAQPVFRADRWFQLQAAEAVNEQAALELSATEQNLILQTAQNYFAVLRAQDNLAATKAEESAFKRQLDQSNERFDVGLSDKTDVLQSQASYDTARANRIIAERQVQDAFEALVTLTNREYSSIQGVVHTLPIQVPTPNDAKSWVETAARQNLNLLATNYAVDAAEETLRQRKAGHAPTVDAVAKYQKGDNDSLGFTNSPAQPNVRYGSDVEQTSIGLQLNIPIYSGGLTSSQVREAYQRLSQSEQQRESLRRQVVENTRNLHRAVNTDVEQVQARKQSIISNQSALEATEIGYQVGTRNIVDVLDAQRQLYTSVRDYNNSRYDYILDNLSLKQAAGTLSPQDLQDLGRYLKPDYNPDKDFLPPDLAAAAAKNFERRP; the protein is encoded by the coding sequence ATGCTGCGCAAACTCTCACTGGCGATAGCCGTGTCTTGTGCGTCCAACGGAATGGCCTGGGCAGCAGAAATGCCCATGACGGTTAAAACCGACCTGGTCAGCGTCTACCAGGAAGCGGTCGACAACAACGCCGATCTTGCGGCAGCCCGCGCCGATTATGGCGCCCGCCGCGAAGTCGTCCCACAGGCCCGCGCCGGCCTGCTGCCGAACCTGTCGGCGGGTGCCGAGATGATGAACACCCGCACCAAGCTCGACGAGCCGTCCCTCACCGCCAACCGCAGCGGCAACTCCTGGAGCGCCACCCTGGCGCAGCCGGTGTTCCGTGCCGACCGCTGGTTCCAGTTGCAGGCGGCCGAGGCGGTCAACGAACAGGCGGCGCTGGAATTGTCTGCCACTGAGCAGAACCTGATTCTGCAGACCGCGCAAAACTACTTTGCGGTGCTCCGGGCCCAGGACAACCTGGCCGCGACCAAGGCCGAGGAATCCGCCTTCAAGCGCCAGCTCGACCAGTCCAACGAACGTTTCGACGTGGGCCTTTCCGACAAGACCGACGTCTTGCAGTCCCAGGCCAGCTACGACACGGCCCGGGCCAACCGGATCATCGCCGAACGCCAGGTGCAGGATGCCTTCGAGGCGCTGGTGACGTTGACCAACCGCGAGTACTCGTCGATCCAGGGTGTGGTCCACACCTTGCCGATCCAGGTGCCTACGCCCAATGACGCCAAGTCCTGGGTAGAAACCGCCGCCCGCCAGAACCTCAACCTGCTGGCGACCAACTACGCCGTCGATGCCGCCGAAGAAACCCTGCGCCAGCGCAAGGCCGGCCATGCCCCAACCGTGGATGCGGTCGCCAAATACCAGAAAGGCGATAACGACAGCCTGGGCTTCACCAACTCGCCCGCGCAGCCAAACGTGCGTTATGGCAGTGATGTGGAACAGACCAGTATCGGCCTGCAACTGAACATCCCGATCTACAGTGGCGGCCTGACCAGCTCGCAAGTGCGCGAGGCTTACCAGCGCCTGAGCCAGAGCGAGCAACAGCGCGAAAGCCTGCGCCGCCAGGTGGTGGAAAACACCCGCAACCTGCACCGCGCGGTGAACACCGATGTGGAACAGGTGCAGGCACGCAAACAGTCGATCATTTCCAACCAGAGCGCGCTCGAAGCCACCGAAATCGGCTACCAGGTCGGTACCCGCAACATCGTCGACGTGCTCGACGCCCAGCGCCAGCTGTACACCTCGGTGCGTGATTACAACAACAGCCGCTATGACTACATTCTCGACAACCTGAGCCTGAAGCAGGCGGCGGGAACCTTGAGCCCGCAAGACCTGCAAGACCTGGGGCGCTACCTGAAGCCGGACTACAACCCGGACAAGGACTTCCTGCCACCGGACCTGGCGGCGGCGGCGGCGAAGAACTTCGAGCGCAGGCCCTGA